DNA sequence from the Pungitius pungitius chromosome 3, fPunPun2.1, whole genome shotgun sequence genome:
CCTCGCATGCAGGAGATTCATTTACAACCTGTGTATCTTTCTCTAATGTTTAGACATGTTTATATGTCTAAAAATGTCATCACAATTGTCAAACAGCACATCTGAGTTGTTAATTATTCTTAGTTAGTTAATTAATCCATTTTAAAGCTCCTCCAGCTATCCTTTTCTGCTATACCTAAAACAGTGATGACTTTTCTGGTATTCATAGAAACAGTCTGGTTAAAAGGGTGACCCGAGAGGAGAAAGCCTCATCTGTCATCAGGCAGACTTCATGACTTCATTTTGTGCTTGAGTGTTGAGAGGCGATCGTTTTGGGTTCCGAATGACGGGGATTGACGTGATATGAGGCTTTTCAACAATCTGCAATAATGACCTTTTCTCCGAATCTACCAACTGTCAGGTAATAACATGTCTCGGCTGAAACGCACAATCTTTTGGCACAGGTAAAAAGTGTTACCTAGCAACACCTGGTGTTCTATCAATAGTCAGCTCGGAGGTATCTCTGGAGATGCTCTCCCCTACAAAGACCTGGTTCAGCTTGCTTCGGCAGGCCCCATGACCCCCCCCTGGACAAACAACAGCCTCATTCACTGCACTGCTGCTGACCTCATTGTCTCTTTGTGAAGGGAAAATCCAGAGTTGCATTCTGTTAAATGGTGCATCAACGGCAAGCGGGACGGACCTCTCTGCCTCCAGCACAGGCCCACAGATGATCACGGATACCACTTCCTTTTCCTCAGGACTGTGCCCGAAGAAAACATGGTAAGAAAGACAAAATATTCAACACAGCTCGCTCCATATCGTGTGCCACCCTGACAACGACACCTCACTCACACTGTCACCTGCACCATCCCGAATTACAAGAACGGCGGCTGTTTCACATGTAGCTTTCGCTTCAGAGCTGTATCACACTTCTTTctgtcacattttaaaaataagttcATGTGCATCCAATGACCCACGTCGCGCAGCTGTTGAGAATTTCTTAAGTGCTCTTGCACTATATGCAATTCATGCCAATTAATTATCCAGAAATGCATGTTTAGCTACACTCAAGTGCCACAGCAACGCAAAAGAGCAGATGTTAAGGCATTCATTCAGATGGATTTTGTTCTATAAACGTATAATATCCCGTCTGAATCTGTGAAGAGCTCTCATACATTGGATGTAAAAATCTCAATGTGTCGCTTAAAGTAATAGCCTCTTCAGCTTTGGGGAGTAAGcccaatacaaacacacagcatcAGGGGTGATACAACTTTTCTGAGAAAATGAGCAAGAAGCGTTGTACGAGATGTAGAACAGACTTCAAATAGCTAATTATACTTTGCACACTAAAGAGATGtatgaaataaacacacacacaaaccttagCATGTCTACTGCTCTGGCTCCATGGATTTGACTGGCAACAAGCCGCAAAACAAGGTCTGACGTGCTAACTGTACTTCTTGTAGAGTCTTGATGGAGACCCGTTGTCAGTGATGGACAACCCGGCTGCTGATCGCCATCCTTTTCATTCAGAGACAACAAGCGTTGCAGCTGCCCAGGGAGTCTGGGGCTGCCTGAGAGGGACTCACTGCACGGGCCACGGTAAGCTTCTGCGGCGCAGCCACCCGATGGCCATGGCAGCATGACACCAATCTTGAGTCGCCAATGCACATCAGCACAGAAAgctgttaaaatattttcataacTGGGGTCCGGAGGCATTAACTGCAGTCCTAATTATTGCTTCAGCTCACAGGCTGGTGAGGCTGCTGGCAGCAGTGTGTGCAGTCGGACTACTGGGAGGCTTAGCTGTAGGCGTCTGGTTTCTAGGTGAGTCATTGTGTTGAGACAGAATCCGTAAATTAGCGCTGCATGTTAGCACGTGTGAACTGTAGCCAGGAACAGTTGAGACCAATGTCTATTCATAGCATCTAGATATGGCTACACTGACTTTTCCAGCTCACAGGAGAGCTTGGATGATACTGGATTTCGGGGGTAATATGAAATCAGCTTTTTTCTTATTGGGGGTATTACTAATAAGAACTGTGCTCATTGTTTGTTGTATCTGGATAAGactaaaaaattaaataacaatGTCTTCAGAAGCACATTTACCTGTTTGAGAAGCTTCTGGAACAGTCAAAAatatgtccatgtccatgtagTCATTCTTTTAGTGAGTTTCTTTTCttgtcactgcccccccccctccttccctaaTCCCTAATTTAGATAATCTGGTAacatttaatcaaatcaaacacCTAATTACTGTTTAATTACATCTTTATCTACATGTAGTGAAACTGCTACTGAGGCCTTCCTACTCGCAAAGTCCAGCGGGACTTGGGGACACAAAGGAGACTTCTTTCTGCAATGTGACTGAAGATAACTTTATCTCTGACCCCAGGAAAGGTCTGTGTTCCCTCATCTCTTTCTTTGTTAGGAGACCGCCATTTGTTGCACCGATTCATGAATTATcagtgcatgcgtgtgtggttGCATATTATTGTGCGATTTATCGCAGTGGCTCATGGTTCACCTTTAAAGGGATTTTTGAGTAGAAACACTAGCAAATTCAACAGCTGCTTTTTGTTGCACTGGTTTACTCTGGAGAGACGCCCATTGACTGACATGTTAACATCGCACATAATGATTTGTTTCTATTGACCACATTAGCACGGATGCTCGTGTTTTGCCTAATCTTGCGCCACTCGTGGAGTGAGGCTTGTTGTTCACGGAGAGCTCGTCTCCGGAGGGATTTTCAATCAATCAGGTTCAGTGTTTTACAGGATCAGCCCAGAGAACTCCCTCCTAGAGATACAGCTGGGGAACCTGCCCACCTGGCTACCAGTGTGCTACGAGAGGTGGAACTCCTCACTGGGAACAATGGTCTGCAGACAGCTTGGTTCTCTGAGGTAGGCATGTGTGAGAGGGTAACTTCCTACGTCACATAACACAGCAAACAGAGACTGGAGTATCCGCTCACTAACGTTTAGCCTGTTCTTAGCGTGCTTTACCCAGGTCGCAGGCTCGGCTGGTTTAGGATCTGTCAACACATGAGTTGCAATCTTCCTTCTGAATTGTCTTAACACTTACTGTTTACAATTTGCATATTTTCTCCAGACTGACCGAGCATAAAGGAGTGAATCTTACGGATATTGGGCCAATCTATAATGATGGCTTCATACAAATTACCTCAGGACACAAGAGCAATCTGGAAAATATGTGGCAAGTCAGGTGAGGCACTTTGTCCGACACCGACCTTGTGATGCGGAGAAAACCATTTGCTCATTTTGCATCAttagttactttttttttttttcctttagggGGAACTGTATCACAGGGAAGGTTATCGCTTTGCAATGTTTTGGTGAGCAGCATTCAAACTAATACCGAGCCCTATAGCTCCATAAAACACACTTCACAAAAAAGCTTCATATCAGCgacagacagagagaacaaTCCCACTTGCTACAGCACTCTCTGACCAATCCAACTCCTTTTTGCTGAATGGATTTCTGAGTAGAGTGTGGGACACGAGCAAAGCTGCCCAGGATAATCGGGGGAGTCGAAGCCACGCTGGGCAGGTGGCCCTGGCAGGTCAGCCTCTACTACAGCAACCGTCACACCTGCGgaggctccatcatcaccagtcAATGGGTAGTTACAGCCGCCCATTGTGTGCACAAGTAAGACAGCTGACCTTACTAGCACTTTAAGGTCTGGGGCTACGCTCCAAAGAGAATAATCAGTCATTAATAGCTGCACCAAAGTGGACACACAACAATTCTCTCTTGTAAGTGTCtaccttctcttctcttctctcaaaTGTCAGCTACAGGCTACCTCAGATATCCAGCTGGGTGGTCTACGCGGGCATCGTCACCCGTAGCTCGGCTAAAATGGCTCAGCATATAGGATACGCTGTGGAGAAGATCATTTACAATAAGAACTATAACCACAGGAGCCACGACAATGATATAGCCCTGATGAAACTGCGGACACCGCTGAATTtctcaggtgagtgtgtgtgtggggggggctgtgaggaCCCAGCTCACAAGTCTGTGGCAGTTGATTTCCACACAGGCTTATTACACTAAGAAAAAGGTGGTTGAAAGTCTGGTCTTGACCAGATGGAGAGGAATAAACAAAGGCACTATGAacagaacagaaaataaaaactaagaTGTATTTCTTCTTCCACACATTGCTAATTCGACCAAAATCAACTCAAATATCAAAAACCGAGTGCTACATTTCTGTATCCAAGATGTTTATATGAATGTTCCCTTTAACTAGACACAATCCGGCCCGTCTGCTTGCCTCAGTACAACTATGATGCTCCAGACGGGACACAGTGCTGGATCTCTGGATGGGGATACACACAGCCTGATGGTGGTAAGATGCTACTCAACACCTTCACTGCAAGTCCTATTCACACATGGTGACAGAGATTTTTGCCAGAGCAGCGTTAATTTCATATCTTCTCGATCAGTTCACTCCCCTGACACTCTGAAAGAAGCCCCAGTTCCCGTAATAAGCACAAAGAAGTGTAACAGCTCCTGCATGTACAATGGAGAGATCACACCGCGGATGCTTTGTGCAGGATACACAGAAGGGAAAGTGGATGCATGCCAGGTCAGAGATGGGTTTTCAAAAACTTCTTTGCAGGGTGTTCTAAAGATTCTCTCTTAAACCATTTGTTCGGGGTGGTGTTTGTGCCTACTCCTCCAGGGggacagtggtggtcctctggttTGCCAGGATGATAATGTGTGGAGGCTGGTAGGGGTCATCAGCTGGGGGACAGGCTGTGCTGAACCCAACCATCCAGGAGTTTACACCAAAGTAGCTCAATTCTTGGGCTGGATCTATGACATGATTGAGGTAGACAGAACGTTTGTTTAAACTGATGGGGGGTCATTCTTCTGTGCCATTTGCAcgtacgttttttttgttgttgttgttgctgataATGCATCTGTTCTTCTGAGTAAATGCAGgattttttacaaataataatgTGGTGCTTTTATGAAAAAAGGGACGTTTCTCCCTTCACTGCAGACAAATCTGAGAGTCCATTACATTTCATACACAGCCATGAATATCACCAGCAACGGGAAGGATTTGAAAAATGGAGCCTATAATAGATTATAAGCACACGTGTTGCACTGATTGCTcataatgtatttcttcatgCAGAATTACTGAGGAGGAGCCATGAAGAACAACACCACGCTACTATGTTTGAAAGttgatattttttactttacatgTCCGTTAAATGATGTACACATAGAGACGGGTTAAAAGACATCAATATCCATTTTTCTGTTAtatgtatttaataaatataatcGCTCTTTTAAAACCGTGTCCGTGTTTTTCTTGAGTAGCGGTAACTACCAGTTTCCATAGCAACgggacaaacacaacacaagacAAGCTAGCGTAAGCTGCTAGTTAGCTAGTGGCCAGAAAGCGGACAGATTCTAACCGAGTTGTTATTAGAGCCTGACTCAAGAAGAAAATCCATTTGGATCACTGTagacaagctgttttttttttttcgaactTCAGCTCGCTAGCATCAACTGACGTTACCTAGTTAACGTTAGTTATAACGGCATACCTTAGTTAATTAACGCGAGTTACGATGTCGTCTCCTGGAAGTACAGCGGATGTTTTTCAGCAGGTGAACCAGTTCTGGTCGATTCTGGATGATCTTTCTCAAAGTGACCCTGCTGCATATAATGAGTTCATCAAGAAACAGATGAAGGAAGGAGCGGAATTTTGTGCACCTCCTGAACTGGACTCGTGTTTGTGCACTGAAATACTGGTAAGTGAGATATAAATAATCACATCTTTACTTACGTGCTACAAAGTTATTTTGCTGATAAACATTAGAAGTGGGGACGAAACGTGTTTCAATTAGCTGCGTTGGGATCTTATTTGTCACAGAACCTGGTAAAGGCTCCATATTGATAAAAgcaatgataataatgataaagcaaatcaaatattttcacTAATCAAAATTTAAAtccaccagtaaaaaaaaaaaatctccatctACCCCATCTGTCAGAACTGTGTACGTTTATAGCGTAGAACTTGGGTGTGTTTTGACAGGCAGCACATCTGTGTCCTCGACAGGAGCCGAAGAAAGGGTCACTGTACATCAACATATGCAGCTGGAAACGCGTGCCCGCGCCCCGAGATCCCAGCATGCCTTTGCCAGCGTGTGCAGGACAACTGGAAACTGACACAGATGAACGTCAAGGTAAAGCGTTTGGCTGTGCAGCATTACAAGCTGTTACATCAGACGAAGAAAAAAATGCTGTGTTATTCCCCCGCAGGTCGGTACTCTGTGCTGGATGTGGCATTCAACCCTGCAGTGCTACAGGAAAGtaagaaagacaaaagagaagTACATAGACTGGCCCTGGGCTTTGCCCAGCAACAGCGTGCGATGAGTTTATCGCAGCACTACGCTGTCGtcaactgcagcccaaaaaGCAGCCCGCAGGACGTGCAGCGCCGGCTTGGGTATCAGCAGTGGCCCAACACCTCAAGCCAACCGGACATAGGTAGAGCGATATGTCTTACACGTCAATAACCTGCTACAAGCCCTATATGAAAGAACTATTTTTCTGTAGTTGTATCATCTTTCACCTTCGACCAGCTTTTTCATAAGCCTTAATGTCCCCTTTTTATAGCTACTCAGAACCCTTCTGCCCTTCTTCAGCAAATCTCGTCTCTACGGTCTGAGAATCAACACACGGAGCCAGCAGGTCAATTTATACCCAGACCTGGAGagcacaaaaagacaaatttgATCCAGGTCATCTCAACTACATTTGTGCAGCCTGAGAAGCCAAAGCATCAACTTGAGGTGAAGACCGATACAGTCGGAAGTGCTCACAGCATGGAGCTGACCGTGGATCTGCCAAAGGTCTGCTCCATGTCGGAGTGCCAGCTGAGAATCTCCAAGGTCGGTGGTTGCACACTCCCTTGGAAAAGCTATGGTGAAGCACTTTAGAATCCAGTTTGTGTCATTCCATTGTtgaatttaataataaatacataaagctCTTTCTACATTTATGAGTCAAACTGTGGGCTGAGTGTATTTTTCTCTTACAGGACGACGTCTTACTTGAAGTGGAGGACGTCTACTATTTACTTTTGGAATTCCCCAGAACTGTGATTGAAGACACTGCAACTGCCATTTTTAACAAGAAAACACGAAGGCTTACTTtaaaagtgaatgttttttaaCGAATTGACCATACGGAgatacaaataaacacagaccTTACTTGTCATGCTGGTAATAAGCCAAAGAAACTGCGATTGTAAGGCTAAATTCTGGCACTGACAATACCtcaaattgaaaaaataaaaataaaaaatcctgcTATGCAGCGGGAAAAGACTTTTGAATGTTAAACTGATTTTCTCCCGAATCCAAATGATGTTTTTACTGAAACAAATATTCCTCTGTGTCCCTTAGTGCTGTGTGGGTTGATCTGCAACAGCAAATGTAATTCTTAACCCCAAAAAATAAttgacataaataaaaaaactgtggGTTGTGTTTATAAATGTGTGGGTGTATGAGTGGAGGTGTTAATGGCTTTAAGCTGATGTACAATGTCATTACCGTACCGCCCGGTGAGTAATTGACAACAAAATGATCCATGGGATAATTCATGTTTATTAAAACATCAACATTGATGAAAAGCAACGTCACT
Encoded proteins:
- the tmprss5 gene encoding transmembrane protease serine 5 isoform X2 codes for the protein MSLDGDPLSVMDNPAADRHPFHSETTSVAAAQGVWGCLRGTHCTGHAHRLVRLLAAVCAVGLLGGLAVGVWFLVKLLLRPSYSQSPAGLGDTKETSFCNVTEDNFISDPRKVFYRISPENSLLEIQLGNLPTWLPVCYERWNSSLGTMVCRQLGSLRLTEHKGVNLTDIGPIYNDGFIQITSGHKSNLENMWQVRGNCITGKVIALQCFECGTRAKLPRIIGGVEATLGRWPWQVSLYYSNRHTCGGSIITSQWVVTAAHCVHKLPQISSWVVYAGIVTRSSAKMAQHIGYAVEKIIYNKNYNHRSHDNDIALMKLRTPLNFSDTIRPVCLPQYNYDAPDGTQCWISGWGYTQPDGVHSPDTLKEAPVPVISTKKCNSSCMYNGEITPRMLCAGYTEGKVDACQGDSGGPLVCQDDNVWRLVGVISWGTGCAEPNHPGVYTKVAQFLGWIYDMIEVDRTFV
- the tmprss5 gene encoding transmembrane protease serine 5 isoform X1 translates to MSLDGDPLSVMDNPAADRHPFHSETTSVAAAQGVWGCLRGTHCTGHAHRLVRLLAAVCAVGLLGGLAVGVWFLVKLLLRPSYSQSPAGLGDTKETSFCNVTEDNFISDPRKVFYRISPENSLLEIQLGNLPTWLPVCYERWNSSLGTMVCRQLGSLRLTEHKGVNLTDIGPIYNDGFIQITSGHKSNLENMWQVRGNCITGKVIALQCFECGTRAKLPRIIGGVEATLGRWPWQVSLYYSNRHTCGGSIITSQWVVTAAHCVHNYRLPQISSWVVYAGIVTRSSAKMAQHIGYAVEKIIYNKNYNHRSHDNDIALMKLRTPLNFSDTIRPVCLPQYNYDAPDGTQCWISGWGYTQPDGVHSPDTLKEAPVPVISTKKCNSSCMYNGEITPRMLCAGYTEGKVDACQGDSGGPLVCQDDNVWRLVGVISWGTGCAEPNHPGVYTKVAQFLGWIYDMIEVDRTFV
- the pih1d2 gene encoding PIH1 domain-containing protein 2, translated to MSSPGSTADVFQQVNQFWSILDDLSQSDPAAYNEFIKKQMKEGAEFCAPPELDSCLCTEILEPKKGSLYINICSWKRVPAPRDPSMPLPACAGQLETDTDERQGRYSVLDVAFNPAVLQESKKDKREVHRLALGFAQQQRAMSLSQHYAVVNCSPKSSPQDVQRRLGYQQWPNTSSQPDIATQNPSALLQQISSLRSENQHTEPAGQFIPRPGEHKKTNLIQVISTTFVQPEKPKHQLEVKTDTVGSAHSMELTVDLPKVCSMSECQLRISKDDVLLEVEDVYYLLLEFPRTVIEDTATAIFNKKTRRLTLKVNVF
- the tmprss5 gene encoding transmembrane protease serine 5 isoform X3 is translated as MSLDGDPLSVMDNPAADRHPFHSETTSVAAAQGVWGCLRGTHCTGHAHRLVRLLAAVCAVGLLGGLAVGVWFLVKLLLRPSYSQSPAGLGDTKETSFCNVTEDNFISDPRKVFYRISPENSLLEIQLGNLPTWLPVCYERWNSSLGTMVCRQLGSLRLTEHKGVNLTDIGPIYNDGFIQITSGHKSNLENMWQVRGNCITGKVIALQCFECGTRAKLPRIIGGVEATLGRWPWQVSLYYSNRHTCGGSIITSQWVVTAAHCVHNYRLPQISSWVVYAGIVTRSSAKMAQHIGYAVEKIIYNKNYNHRSHDNDIALMKLRTPLNFSDTIRPVCLPQYNYDAPDGTQCWISGWGYTQPDGVHSPDTLKEAPVPVISTKKCNSSCMYNGEITPRMLCAGYTEGKVDACQGDSGGPLVCQDDNVWRLVGVISWGTGCAEPNHPGVYTKVAQFLGWIYDMIENY